ACAATCCATCCATAGCCTATCGTTATCTACCCTATCCATCCTGTTAATCTTATTGAGGTAATGCAATGACGCGACCGAACATTTTGCTTATTCTGGCGGACGACATGGGTTATTCGGACCTGGGCTGCTACGGCTCGGAGATACGCACGCCCAACTTGGACGGGCTGGCGGCGAACGGGCTGCGATTTTCGCAGATGTACAATTCCGCGCGCTGCTGCCCGTCTCGCGCATCGCTGCTGACGGGGCTGAACCCACATCAGACCGGCGTCGGGCACATGATGGACGCGCTCGGACCGCCCGAGTATCAAGGCTATCTCAACCGCAATTGCGCCACAGTCGCCGAGGTGCTGCGCTCCGCCGGCTACGCTACATATATGAGCGGCAAGTGGCATGTGGGCGGCCGCTACGACCTGCTCGACGACAGCCGCTGGGAAGAGCTGAAGGGTAGCGAAGGCTTCCCGATTCCCACGCAGCGCGGCTTTGACCGCTTCTACGGCATCGTCGCCGGCAGCGCAAACTACTTCTTCCCCCGCCTGCTGATGGAAGACGACCGCTTCCTGGAACTAGATCCGGCGGGATACTACTTCACGGACGCCATCACGGACAACGCGGTGAAGATGCTCGACGAGAACGCCGCCGCAAACAGCCGTGCGAGCGCGAACGGCGATGCGGAGAAGCCGTTCTTTTTGCATGTAACATACACCGCACCGCACTGGCCGCTGCACGCGCACGAAGAAGACATCGCTCGCTACGAAGGCAAGTATCGCGGCGGCTGGGACACGCTGCGCACCGATCGCCACGAAGAGCTGAAGGCGAGCGGCATTCTCAGCGACAAGTGGCAGATTTCGCCGCGCAACGCATCCGCGACCGCGTGGGAAGATGAAAGCGAGAAGGACTGGGAAGACCTGAAGATGGCGACCTACGCCGCAATGATAGACCGCATGGATCAGGGCATCGGACGCATTATGGACAAGGTGCGCGAAATGGGCGCGGAGGACAACACGCTGGTGATGTTTCTGTCGGACAATGGCGGCTGCGCAGAGTTCCTAGCCGAAGACTCGAATAGGCCGGAGCCGTCGCAGTACGCAAGCCCGAATCCGGACGGCACATCCGTGAAAATGGGCAACATCCTGGGGCAGCGTCCCGGACCGGGCGACACTTTCATGAGCTACAGCCTGCCCTGGGCAAACGCGAGCAATAGCCCGTTCCGCCTGTTCAAGCGCTGGACGCACGAAGGCGGCATATCCACGCCGTTCATCGTGAGTTGGCCGGAGCACATCAAGCAGGCGGGTATAGTCCACGAACCGACGCACATTTCGGACATCCCAGCGACCTGCATCGATGCGGGTGGCGCGACATATCCAACCGAGCTGAACGGCAACGACATCACGCCCATCGAAGGCGTCAGCTTCATGGACGCCATCGACAACGGCGAGTGGAAGCGCGACTTGCCAATCTACTGGGAGCACGAGGGCAGCCGCGCGCTGCGCATCGACAACTGGAAGCTGGTTGCTGAAGTCGGCGGAGAGTGGGAACTCTACGATATGGACGATGACCGCACCGAGCTGAACAATCTGGTCGAAAGCAACGCGCCCAAAGCCGCCGAGATGATAGCGCTCTACGAATCCTGGGCAGAGCGCTGCGGCGTACAGCCCTGGCCCCTAACCGGCCGAGCCCGCATGATGCACCTACGCGCGCCGCATAATCATTATGTTTGATAAACCGGTTGTGTCCGGTAAATCCGAAAAGAGGTGACTGATATACGAACAACCGTGAACATCGAAGACGAATTGCTGAAGGAAGCGCAGGAACTTACAGGCATATCAGGAAAAACAGCGATAGTGAACGCGAGTTTGAAGGCGTTGGTTGAGCGTGAAAGCGCCCGCGCGCTGGCTAGGATGGGCGGCACTATGCCCGACATCAAGCCTATCCCGCGGCGCAGGAGCGAGCCATTCTAATGATTCTCGCGGATACATTCGTGTGGATAGACCACTTTCATTCAGAAAACTCGCAGCTTGTAAATCTTCTGGACAGCAGAGAAGTGCTGATGCACCCTATGGTGATTGGCGAATTGGCTTGTGGCAATCTTCCTAATCGTACCGCGACTTT
This genomic window from Chloroflexota bacterium contains:
- a CDS encoding arylsulfatase yields the protein MTRPNILLILADDMGYSDLGCYGSEIRTPNLDGLAANGLRFSQMYNSARCCPSRASLLTGLNPHQTGVGHMMDALGPPEYQGYLNRNCATVAEVLRSAGYATYMSGKWHVGGRYDLLDDSRWEELKGSEGFPIPTQRGFDRFYGIVAGSANYFFPRLLMEDDRFLELDPAGYYFTDAITDNAVKMLDENAAANSRASANGDAEKPFFLHVTYTAPHWPLHAHEEDIARYEGKYRGGWDTLRTDRHEELKASGILSDKWQISPRNASATAWEDESEKDWEDLKMATYAAMIDRMDQGIGRIMDKVREMGAEDNTLVMFLSDNGGCAEFLAEDSNRPEPSQYASPNPDGTSVKMGNILGQRPGPGDTFMSYSLPWANASNSPFRLFKRWTHEGGISTPFIVSWPEHIKQAGIVHEPTHISDIPATCIDAGGATYPTELNGNDITPIEGVSFMDAIDNGEWKRDLPIYWEHEGSRALRIDNWKLVAEVGGEWELYDMDDDRTELNNLVESNAPKAAEMIALYESWAERCGVQPWPLTGRARMMHLRAPHNHYV
- a CDS encoding type II toxin-antitoxin system VapB family antitoxin, with translation MRTTVNIEDELLKEAQELTGISGKTAIVNASLKALVERESARALARMGGTMPDIKPIPRRRSEPF